The Littorina saxatilis isolate snail1 linkage group LG15, US_GU_Lsax_2.0, whole genome shotgun sequence genome contains a region encoding:
- the LOC138948431 gene encoding inter-alpha-trypsin inhibitor heavy chain H3-like translates to MELKNQYILPAFKRFVPVLLLCFCTCASYGSKLKSSGTHLLAIQDQSASLQLQSAGPAPLQRHQRDVSGSVEIKQFHVSSKLYSRFATVKMESEVLNQAQEGSKEVSFQVQVPEAAFMSNFSMVVDGQVHMAQVLEKEAAQQRYDQAKAKNQTAGQVKQSPLKPQRGMELFTINVNLAPRGTAFFTIVYNELLERRAGTYRQRLMIQPGSVVANMSVRVYFAERQGFKYFAYKLPGSDAELISSSAADQTQMMAKPDSRELVFHPTVEMQRSFDADRGIHGEFIVLYSVNNEPAGGSIIVQNDYFAHFFAPPGLAPLPKNILFIIDISGSMSGEKIEQAKEAMLKILDDLKKQESDTFNILLFDDGLEAWADSPMSTLGREIDKAKGFVRVKLESRGGTNIHFALLEGLRILLKDREEKSCKFADIIVFLTDGDPTTGVADTAQIIREVTTENRGRSSIFSLGFGFNMNYAFLSKLSDLNRGFARRIYAEKDANDQLRNFYEEISTPVLCDVAARYSRHVVDTPLLTFTTFPLFFEGREIIVAGKTKMAGGTGLDSLDAELHATGAEGAMDFVVPVGKVEVLSHPEVEDDLTEKLWAYMKIKSLLKSMETLSSEAEKNTTREQALNMSLTYSFVTPLTSFSIVVEKYEPVDSLKDYSNLVGRGSSQRKSGRDDIVYHNPREDTASFSSASVTSLPWVLMTMTILVALSCHCHGH, encoded by the exons ATGGAGCTCAAAAATCAATATATTTTACCCGCATTCAAAAGATTTGTACCTGTTCTTCTCTTGTGTTTTTGCACCTGTGCTTCGTACGGCTCCAAACTGAAATCATCAGGAACCCACCTTCTCGCCATTCAAGATCAGAGTGCATCGCTTCAGCTGCAATCTGCTGGGCCAGCGCCTCTTCAAAGGCATCAGCGAGATGTTTCTGGGAGTGTGGAAATAAAGCAGTTCCATGTCAGTTCCAAGCTCTACTCGCGTTTTGCCACAGTGAAGATGGAGAGCGAGGTTTTGAACCAGGCCCAGGAGGGAAGCAAGGAGGTCAGCTTTCAGGTCCAAGTGCCTGAAGCGGCCTTCATGTCCAACTTTTCCATGGTGGTTGACGGTCAGGTGCATATGGCGCAG GTGCTAGAGAAAGAGGCGGCACAGCAGAGGTATGACCAAGCCAAGGCCAAGAACCAGACGGCGGGCCAGGTGAAGCAGTCCCCACTCAAACCACAGCGCGGCATGGAACTCTTCACCATCAACGTCAACCTTGCACCTCGTGGAACGGCATTCTTCACCATTGTCTACAA TGAGTTACTGGAGCGGCGGGCAGGGACCTACAGACAGAGGTTGATGATTCAGCCAGGGAGCGTTGTGGCCAACATGTCAGTTCGCGTCTACTTCGCTGAGCGGCAGGGGTTCAAGTACTTTGCCTACAAGCTTCCAGGCAGCGACGCTGAGTTGATTTCAAGCTCCGCTGCTGACCAG ACTCAGATGATGGCAAAACCAGACTCCAGAGAGCTCGTCTTCCATCCTACGGTAGAGATGCAGCGCAGCTTTGACGCTGACAGAGGCATCCACGGCGAATTCATCGTCCTCTACAGTGTCAACAATGAGCCTGCCGGGGGCAGCATCATCGTCCAGAACGACTATTTCGCCCACTTCTTTGCCCCGCCAGGCCTAGCCCCATTGCCCAAGAACATCCTCTTCATCATCGACATCAGCGGGTCTATGAGCGGCGAAAAGATTGAACAGGCCAAGGAAGCTATGCTGAAGATTCTGGACGATCTGAAGAAACAGGAATCGGACACCTTCAACATTCTGCTGTTTGACGACGGGCTGGAGGCGTGGGCGGACTCACCCATGAGCACTCTGGGCAGGGAGATTGACAAGGCTAAGGGCTTCGTCAGAGTGAAACTGGAGAGCAGGGGAGGGACGAATATCCATTTTGCCTTATTGGAAGGTCTGAGAATTCTGCTCAAAGATCGTGAAGAGAAATCGTGTAAATTTGCTGACATCATCGTTTTCTTGACCGACGGTGATCCAACTACGGGCGTCGCTGATACAGCTCAAATCATCCGTGAAGTAACGACGGAGAACAGAGGAAGATCGTCCATCTTCTCGCTAGGTTTTGGCTTCAACATGAACTACGCTTTCCTCTCCAAGCTGTCAGATCTGAACCGCGGCTTTGCTCGCAGGATCTATGCAGAAAAGGATGCAAACGATCAGCTGAGGAATTTCTACGAGGAGATAAGCACTCCAGTTCTCTGTGACGTCGCGGCCAGATACAGCAGACACGTCGTGGATACCCCCCTCCTCACTTTCACCACTTTCCCTCTCTTCTTCGAGGGAAGGGAGATCATCGTCGCAGGCAAAACCAAGATGGCCGGCGGTACGGGGCTCGACTCCTTAGACGCCGAGCTGCACGCCACAGGCGCGGAAGGAGCGATGGATTTTGTGGTGCCTGTCGGGAAAGTGGAAGTGTTGAGTCACCCAGAAGTGGAGGACGACCTGACGGAAAAGCTGTGGGCGTACATGAAGATCAAGAGTCTGCTGAAATCGATGGAAACGCTGTCGTCTGAAGCCGAGAAGAACACGACCAGGGAACAGGCTCTGAACATGTCCTTGACCTACAGCTTTGTCACGCCTTTGACGTCCTTCAGCATCGTGGTGGAGAAGTATGAACCCGTAGATTCACTGAAGGACTATTCTAACTTGGTGGGAAGGGGCAGCTCGCAAAGGAAAAGCGGAAGGGACGACATTGTGTACCATAACCCACGTGAGGACACAGCAAGTTTTTCCTCAGCATCGGTCACTTCATTGCCATGGGTACTGATGACTATGACAATCCTTGTAGCTCTGTCATGTCACTGTCATGGGCACTGA